In a single window of the Allobranchiibius huperziae genome:
- a CDS encoding helix-turn-helix domain-containing protein, with protein MTVLPVFDFPQFVAAFDAKRRERGLDWFEFAGELWEQSSDLNAEREDDHPLCGGAVSRLGARGETSCQYALFMLRWLDEAPEAFLTGPVVDVGDTRLPEPGPDRRLRWDLPRLHTALNDERREQGLTWAQLAEQIGCTPARLTNLRSARQADLALVMRVTQWLGRPAAAFVHSARW; from the coding sequence ATGACGGTGCTGCCCGTTTTCGACTTCCCGCAGTTCGTGGCCGCCTTCGACGCGAAGCGGCGCGAGCGTGGCCTGGACTGGTTCGAGTTCGCCGGGGAGTTGTGGGAGCAGTCCTCGGACCTGAACGCCGAGCGGGAGGACGACCACCCCCTCTGCGGTGGCGCGGTGTCCCGGCTGGGCGCGCGGGGCGAGACCTCCTGCCAGTACGCGCTGTTCATGCTGCGCTGGCTCGACGAGGCTCCTGAGGCCTTCCTGACCGGCCCGGTCGTGGACGTCGGCGACACCCGCCTGCCCGAGCCGGGCCCGGACCGCCGACTGCGGTGGGACCTGCCCCGGCTGCACACGGCGTTGAACGACGAGCGCCGTGAGCAGGGACTGACCTGGGCACAGCTGGCGGAGCAGATCGGATGCACCCCCGCGCGGCTGACCAACCTGCGGTCCGCGCGTCAGGCCGACCTGGCACTGGTGATGCGCGTGACGCAGTGGTTGGGCAGACCGGCTGCGGCGTTCGTCCACTCCGCCCGGTGGTGA
- the xylA gene encoding xylose isomerase: MALIPTREDKFSFGLWTVGWQARDLFGEATRPVLAGVEAVHKLTELGAYGITFHDDDLIPPGSSTAERDRIVAEFKQALADTGMVVPMATTNLFGDPVFKDGGFTSNDRSVRRYALRKVMRNMDLAAELGAEIYVFWGGREGSEVDFAKDVRSALDRYREGIDLLAQYSIDKGYGMRFAIEPKPNEPRGDILLPTIGHALAFISQLEHADMVGINPETGHEQMASLNYTHGIAQALWQDKLFHIDLNGQKGPRYDQDMVFGYGDLLQAFSTVDLLENGAPGGSPTYNGDRHFDYKPLRTEDMDGVWESALANMELYLELRERSKAFRASPKVQEALAASEVAELAQPTLNKDETWEMLLSDEAAYEGFDRDAAATRGYGFARIQRLAVEHLLGVSSD, from the coding sequence ATGGCACTCATCCCTACCCGCGAGGACAAGTTCAGCTTCGGGCTGTGGACCGTGGGGTGGCAGGCGCGCGATCTCTTCGGTGAAGCCACCCGGCCGGTGCTCGCCGGAGTCGAGGCAGTCCACAAACTCACCGAGCTGGGCGCGTACGGCATCACCTTCCACGACGACGACCTGATCCCGCCGGGCAGCTCGACCGCCGAGCGGGACCGCATCGTCGCCGAGTTCAAGCAGGCCCTCGCCGACACCGGCATGGTCGTCCCGATGGCGACCACGAACCTCTTCGGCGACCCGGTCTTCAAGGACGGCGGCTTCACGAGCAACGACCGTTCGGTACGCCGCTACGCGCTGCGCAAGGTGATGCGCAATATGGATCTCGCTGCGGAACTGGGAGCCGAGATCTACGTGTTCTGGGGTGGCCGGGAGGGATCCGAGGTCGACTTCGCCAAGGACGTCCGCTCCGCCCTGGACCGCTACCGCGAGGGCATCGACCTGCTCGCTCAGTACTCCATCGACAAGGGGTACGGGATGCGGTTCGCCATCGAACCCAAGCCCAACGAGCCCCGCGGCGACATCCTGCTCCCCACGATCGGACACGCGCTGGCGTTCATCTCCCAGCTCGAACACGCCGACATGGTCGGGATCAACCCCGAGACCGGCCACGAGCAGATGGCCAGCCTCAACTACACCCACGGGATCGCGCAGGCGCTGTGGCAGGACAAGCTCTTCCACATCGACCTCAACGGTCAGAAGGGTCCGCGCTACGACCAGGACATGGTCTTCGGGTACGGCGACCTGCTGCAGGCGTTCTCCACCGTGGATCTGCTCGAGAACGGCGCGCCAGGCGGCAGCCCGACGTACAACGGTGACCGCCACTTCGACTACAAGCCGCTGCGCACCGAGGACATGGACGGCGTCTGGGAGTCGGCGCTGGCCAACATGGAGCTCTATCTCGAGCTGCGCGAGCGGTCCAAGGCGTTCCGGGCCAGCCCGAAGGTCCAGGAGGCCCTGGCGGCGTCCGAGGTTGCCGAGCTCGCTCAGCCGACGCTGAACAAGGACGAGACCTGGGAGATGCTGCTGAGCGACGAGGCGGCGTACGAAGGGTTCGATCGCGATGCCGCCGCCACTCGGGGCTACGGCTTCGCGCGCATCCAGCGGCTGGCCGTGGAGCACCTGCTCGGCGTCTCCTCGGACTGA
- a CDS encoding sugar ABC transporter substrate-binding protein: MNILIAAGAVGTMALTGCGSSSKSGGSSSSAGGSSSSSSSSSSSSSGSSSSAAGGGTFDGKGAKVGIILPDTTSSPRWITADPTALKADCKADNLNCDIQNANGSAATMKTIANGMLANKVKVLMIVNLDPASGAAIEQQAKKNGVLTVDYDRLTPGGGASLYISFDNVKVGVAQGTALTQCSQVKGKSSVQYAQIDGASTDNNATLFRQGYESVLSKTKGWTKVAEQDGNWDAPTAGREFSTMLAAHPGIKAVMVANDTMAGAVITDLKNSHLSGQVAVSGQDASAAGLQRVMDGSQCFTIYKPTTEEAGPAINAIAQLVTGKVPSTTATVEDPTTKAKVPSILATPIVITKANVARPINDGYVPKNTVCTGSFAAMCTSNGVK; encoded by the coding sequence ATGAACATCCTCATCGCCGCAGGGGCTGTGGGGACCATGGCTCTCACGGGCTGTGGCAGCTCGAGCAAGAGCGGCGGCAGCAGTTCCAGCGCCGGCGGCTCGAGCTCGTCGAGCTCCTCGAGCTCGTCGTCGTCCTCGGGTTCCTCCAGCTCGGCAGCCGGCGGCGGCACGTTCGACGGCAAGGGCGCCAAGGTCGGCATCATCCTGCCGGACACCACCTCCTCGCCGCGCTGGATCACCGCTGATCCCACGGCGTTGAAGGCGGACTGCAAGGCCGACAACCTGAACTGCGACATCCAGAACGCCAACGGCTCCGCCGCGACGATGAAGACCATCGCCAACGGCATGCTGGCGAACAAGGTCAAGGTCCTGATGATCGTCAACCTCGACCCGGCCTCTGGCGCGGCGATCGAGCAGCAGGCCAAGAAGAACGGCGTCCTCACGGTCGACTACGACCGGCTCACCCCCGGTGGCGGCGCGTCGCTCTACATCTCCTTCGACAACGTCAAGGTCGGTGTCGCGCAGGGCACGGCCCTCACGCAGTGCTCGCAGGTCAAGGGCAAGAGCTCCGTGCAGTACGCCCAGATCGACGGCGCGTCGACGGACAACAACGCCACACTGTTCCGCCAGGGATACGAGAGCGTCCTCAGCAAGACCAAGGGCTGGACCAAGGTCGCCGAGCAGGACGGCAACTGGGACGCCCCGACCGCGGGTCGTGAGTTCAGCACCATGCTCGCCGCCCACCCGGGCATCAAGGCCGTCATGGTCGCCAACGACACGATGGCCGGCGCCGTCATCACGGACCTGAAGAATTCCCACCTGAGCGGCCAGGTCGCCGTCTCCGGGCAGGACGCTTCGGCGGCCGGTCTGCAGCGCGTCATGGACGGTTCGCAGTGCTTCACCATCTACAAGCCGACCACCGAGGAGGCCGGCCCGGCCATCAACGCGATCGCGCAGCTGGTGACCGGCAAGGTCCCGTCCACCACGGCGACCGTCGAGGACCCGACCACCAAGGCGAAGGTGCCGTCGATCCTGGCGACGCCGATCGTGATCACCAAGGCGAACGTCGCGCGTCCGATCAACGACGGCTACGTTCCGAAGAACACCGTGTGCACCGGCAGCTTCGCCGCCATGTGCACCTCCAACGGCGTCAAGTGA